Proteins encoded by one window of Vitis vinifera cultivar Pinot Noir 40024 chromosome 10, ASM3070453v1:
- the LOC132254449 gene encoding NADH dehydrogenase [ubiquinone] iron-sulfur protein 3-like, with product MPKDSHAFLGRTNPTGYFRQVFLNFESSKWNYKKAFFIFMDNQSIFKYSWETFPKKWVRKMERSEHGNRSDTNTDYPFQLLCFLKLHTYTRVQVSIDICGVDHPSRKRRFEVVYNLLSTRYNSRIRVQTSADEVTRISPVVSPFPSAGRWEREVWDMFGVSSINHPDLRRISTDYGFEGHPLRKDLPLSGYVEVRYDDPEKRVVSEPIEMTQEFRYFDSASPWEQRSDG from the coding sequence ATGCCCAAAGACTCCCATGCCTTTCTTGGTCGGACCAACCCAACCGGCTATTTCCGACAagtctttctaaattttgagaGCTCAAAGTGGAACTACAAGAAAGCTTTCTTTATCTTTATGGATAACCAATCCATTTTCAAATATAGTTGGGAGACTTTCCCCAAGAAATGGgtaagaaaaatggaaagatcGGAACATGGGAATAGATCTGATACCAATACGGACTACCCATTTCAATTGTTGTGCTTTCTTAAATTGCATACCTATACAAGGGTTCAAGTTTCGATCGATATTTGCGGAGTTGATCATCCCTCTCGAAAACGAAGATTTGAAGTGGTCTATAATTTACTGAGTACTCGGTATAACTCACGCATTCGTGTACAAACCAGTGCAGACGAAGTAACACGAATATCTCCGGTAGTAAGTCCATTTCCATCAGCCGGCCGGTGGGAGCGAGAAGTTTGGGATATGTTTGGTGTTTCTTCCATCAATCATCCGGATCTACGCCGTATATCAACAGATTATGGTTTCGAGGGTCATCCATTACGAAAAGACCTTCCTCTGAGTGGATATGTGGAAGTACGCTATGATGATCCAGAGAAACGTGTGGTTTCTGAACCCATTGAGATGACCCAAGAATTTCGCTATTTCGATTCTGCTAGTCCTTGGGAACAACGTAGCGACGGataa
- the LOC132254522 gene encoding ATP synthase protein MI25-like — protein MRLSSMNMQARKMLFAAIPSICASSSKKISIYNEEMIVARCFIGFIILSRKSLGKTLKVTLDGRIQAIQEESQQFPNPNEVVPPESNEQQRLLKISLRICGTVVESLPMARCAPKCEKTVQALLCRNLNVKSATLPNATSSRRIRLQDDLVTGFHFSVSERFVPGCTLKASIVELIREGLAVLRMVRVGGSLKNKEDE, from the coding sequence ATGAGATTGAGTTCCATGAATATGCAGGCTAGAAAGATGCTATTTGCTGCTATTCCATCTATTTGTGCATCAAGTTCGAAGAAGATCTCAATCTATAATGAAGAAATGATAGTAGCTCGTTGTTTTATAGGCTTTATCATATTAAGTCGGAAGAGTTTAGGTAAGACTTTAAAAGTGACTCTCGACGGGAGAATCCAGGCTATTCAGGAAGAATCGCAGCAATTCCCCAATCCTAACGAAGTAGTTCCTCCGGAATCCAATGAACAACAACGATTACTTAAGATCAGCTTGCGAATTTGTGGCACCGTAGTAGAATCATTACCAATGGCACGCTGTGCGCCTAAGTGCGAAAAGACAGTGCAAGCTTTGTTATGCCGAAACCTAAATGTTAAGTCAGCAACACTTCCAAATGCCACTTCTTCCCGTCGCATCCGTCTTCAGGACGATCTAGTCACAGGTTTTCACTTCTCAGTGAGTGAAAGATTTGTCCCCGGGTGTACGTTGAAAGCTTCTATAGTAGAACTCATTCGAGAGGGCTTGGCGGTCTTAAGAATGGTTCGGGTGGGGGGTTCTCTTAAGAATAAAGAAGACGAATAG